The Betta splendens chromosome 7, fBetSpl5.4, whole genome shotgun sequence genome includes a window with the following:
- the asb14b gene encoding dynein axonemal heavy chain 12 isoform X2, which yields MWWRRCYKKYLYLFLGAHVWCESESGTVLFEAAASGNPDIISLLLEHGADPNQPLYSGHLPIHRSSYHGHRLALEHLIPVTKMSAVKESGMSPLHSAAAGGHAPCVEVLLKAGYDPNFMLHPRVRRNYDDERRSALFFAVSNNDLQCTRLLLEAGAMVNQDPVNCLQVALRQGNYELINTLLKSGANVNYYSRINTTHFPSALQYALKDEVMLRMILNHGYDVKRCFDCPYGDSRHDYASWTTSVIKDMVFCEVITVSWLKHLSAQVVRIMLDYTDQVSFCNKLKETLMEQKQWPDICTVQRNARSLKHLCRLRIREHLSRLRLRAPVFINFLPLPPRLKDYLRYKEFDVYSRGSVINP from the exons ATGTGGTGGAGGCGCTGTTACAAAAAG tacctgtatttatttttaggaGCTCATGTGTGGTGTGAATCGGAGTCAGGCACCGTTTTATTTGAGGCTGCGGCTTCAGGAAACCCGGACATCATCTCATTACTGCTGGAACATGGAGCAGATCCCAACCAGCCTCTGTACAGTGGGCACCTGCCAATTCACCGGTCGTCCTACCACGGACACAGACT GGCACTTGAGCACCTGATCCCAGTGACTAAAATGAGTGCCGTGAAGGAAAGCGGGATGAGTCCTCTCCATTCTGCGGCTGCTGGGGGACACGCTCCGTGTGTGGAGGTTCTGCTCAAAGCTGGCTACGACCCAAACTTCATGCTGCACCCGAGGGTGCGCCGCAACTACGACGATGAGCGCCGGTCCGCCCTCTTTTTCGCCGTGTCCAACAACGACCTCCAGTGCACCCGCCTGCTCCTAGAGGCCGGGGCGATGGTGAACCAGGACCCCGTAAACTGCCTGCAGGTGGCTCTCAGGCAGGGCAACTACGAACTGATCAACACGCTGCTGAAATCCGGGGCAAATGTAAACTACTACTCCCGCATCAACACCACCCACTTCCCCTCGGCGCTGCAGTACGCTCTGAAAGACGAGGTGATGCTGAGGATGATTCTAAACCACGGTTATGATGTGAAGCGCTGCTTCGACTGTCCGTACGGCGACAGTCGCCACGACTACGCTTCCTGGACAACCTCAGTCATCAAAGACATGGTG TTCTGTGAGGTCATCACTGTGTCGTGGCTGAAGCACTTGTCTGCTCAGGTGGTTCGCATCATGCTCGACTACACCGACCAAGTCTCCTTCTGCAACAAACTGAAGGAAACACTGATGGAGCAGAAACAGTGGCCGGATATTTGTACCGTCCAAC GAAACGCACGCAGCCTGAAGCACCTGTGCCGGTTGCGGATAAGGGAACATCTTAGTCGCCTGCGCTTGAGAGCCCCAGTTTTCATCaacttccttcctcttccaCCTCGGCTGAAAGATTACCTTCGCTACAAGGAGTTTGATGTTtacagcagaggcagcgtcatCAACCCCTAG
- the asb14b gene encoding dynein axonemal heavy chain 12 isoform X1: protein MDAEVEDDFYQSEDELDEDEATQYIIEQSLIQYRKLKGLNPSDLKPSEDPDEIFKAIKDGDEEALNKLILQQDTLSRVDERGWIPLHEAAVWDNKRILEIIFSASPPGAAQCRTVKGETPLFLAVVHGLREAATFLLQNGCSPDVQNDEQDSPLVAAILNDQYDLATLLLRHNAAVDQTGPLSRTALHECAFLGLENFVHLLLASGADPNACDIKKKTPLALAAQNGHLNVVEALLQKGAHVWCESESGTVLFEAAASGNPDIISLLLEHGADPNQPLYSGHLPIHRSSYHGHRLALEHLIPVTKMSAVKESGMSPLHSAAAGGHAPCVEVLLKAGYDPNFMLHPRVRRNYDDERRSALFFAVSNNDLQCTRLLLEAGAMVNQDPVNCLQVALRQGNYELINTLLKSGANVNYYSRINTTHFPSALQYALKDEVMLRMILNHGYDVKRCFDCPYGDSRHDYASWTTSVIKDMVFCEVITVSWLKHLSAQVVRIMLDYTDQVSFCNKLKETLMEQKQWPDICTVQRNARSLKHLCRLRIREHLSRLRLRAPVFINFLPLPPRLKDYLRYKEFDVYSRGSVINP, encoded by the exons ATGGATGCAGAGGTAGAAGATGACTTCTATCAGTCAGAGGACGAGttggatgaagatgaagcaaCACAATATATAATTGAACAAAGTCTCATTCAATATAGAAAGCTCAAAGGGCTGAATCCAAG TGATTTGAAACCCAGTGAGGATCCAGATGAGATTTTCAAAGCAATAAAAGATG GTGATGAGGAAGCATTGAACAAACTGATTCTTCAACAAGACACTCTGTCCAGAGTTGATGAACGAGGGTGGATCCCACTGCATGAGGCTGCAGTGTGGGACAACAAACGCATACTAGAGATTATTTTCTCAG CATCACCCCCAGGTGCAGCCCAGTGTCGCACTGTTAAGGGTGAGACACCCTTGTTCCTGGCCGTGGTCCATGGACTCCGAGAGGCTGCTACATTCCTTCTACAGAACGGTTGTAGCCCGGATGTTCAGAACGATGAGCAGGATTCTCCTTTAGTGGCAG CTATTCTGAATGACCAGTATGACTTGGCCACGCTGCTGCTCCGCCACAACGCCGCCGTGGACCAGACGGGACCACTGAGCAGGACCGCTCTACATGAGTGCGCCTTTCTAGGTCTGGAGAACTTCGTGCACCTGCTCCTAGCGTCTGGTGCTGACCCAAATGCCTGCGACATCAAAAAGAAAACTCCTCTGGCTTTGGCAGCACAAAATGGACATTTGAATGTGGTGGAGGCGCTGTTACAAAAAG gaGCTCATGTGTGGTGTGAATCGGAGTCAGGCACCGTTTTATTTGAGGCTGCGGCTTCAGGAAACCCGGACATCATCTCATTACTGCTGGAACATGGAGCAGATCCCAACCAGCCTCTGTACAGTGGGCACCTGCCAATTCACCGGTCGTCCTACCACGGACACAGACT GGCACTTGAGCACCTGATCCCAGTGACTAAAATGAGTGCCGTGAAGGAAAGCGGGATGAGTCCTCTCCATTCTGCGGCTGCTGGGGGACACGCTCCGTGTGTGGAGGTTCTGCTCAAAGCTGGCTACGACCCAAACTTCATGCTGCACCCGAGGGTGCGCCGCAACTACGACGATGAGCGCCGGTCCGCCCTCTTTTTCGCCGTGTCCAACAACGACCTCCAGTGCACCCGCCTGCTCCTAGAGGCCGGGGCGATGGTGAACCAGGACCCCGTAAACTGCCTGCAGGTGGCTCTCAGGCAGGGCAACTACGAACTGATCAACACGCTGCTGAAATCCGGGGCAAATGTAAACTACTACTCCCGCATCAACACCACCCACTTCCCCTCGGCGCTGCAGTACGCTCTGAAAGACGAGGTGATGCTGAGGATGATTCTAAACCACGGTTATGATGTGAAGCGCTGCTTCGACTGTCCGTACGGCGACAGTCGCCACGACTACGCTTCCTGGACAACCTCAGTCATCAAAGACATGGTG TTCTGTGAGGTCATCACTGTGTCGTGGCTGAAGCACTTGTCTGCTCAGGTGGTTCGCATCATGCTCGACTACACCGACCAAGTCTCCTTCTGCAACAAACTGAAGGAAACACTGATGGAGCAGAAACAGTGGCCGGATATTTGTACCGTCCAAC GAAACGCACGCAGCCTGAAGCACCTGTGCCGGTTGCGGATAAGGGAACATCTTAGTCGCCTGCGCTTGAGAGCCCCAGTTTTCATCaacttccttcctcttccaCCTCGGCTGAAAGATTACCTTCGCTACAAGGAGTTTGATGTTtacagcagaggcagcgtcatCAACCCCTAG